A single region of the Lotus japonicus ecotype B-129 chromosome 4, LjGifu_v1.2 genome encodes:
- the LOC130711894 gene encoding uncharacterized protein LOC130711894, with product MASKLQQLQSKACQATQFIAKHGTSYHKQLLEQNRHYIQEPPTIEKCNLLAKQLFYTRLASIPGRYEAFWKELDYTKNLWKNRQELKVEDAGIAALFGLECFAWFCAGEIVGRGFTFTGYFV from the exons ATGGCATCAAAGCTGCAGCAGTTGCAGTCCAAAGCTTGCCAAGCAACCCAATTCATTGCCAAGCATGGAACTTCTTACCACAAGCAGTTGTTGGAACAGAACAGGCACTACATTCAGGAGCCTCCTACTATAGAGAAATGCAATCTACTGGCTAAACAATTGTTTTACACCCGCCTCGCCAG TATTCCAGGCCGTTATGAGGCCTTCTGGAAGGAACTTGATTATACCAAGAATTTGTGGAAGAACAGGCAAGAGTTGAAGGTTGAAGATGCGGGTATTGCTGCTCTGTTTGGCCTGGAGTGCTTTGCATGGTTTTGTGCTGGTGAGATTGTTGGCAGGGGATTTACCTTCACCGGTTACTTTGTCTGA
- the LOC130713814 gene encoding probable caffeoyl-CoA O-methyltransferase At4g26220 — protein sequence MSANTGILQSEKLTEYILETSVFPREPKILKELRDATASHPWGFMGTAPDAGQLMALLLKLLNAKKTIEAGVFTGYSLLLTALSIPDDGKPSNEGTFDFAFVDADKRNYWNYHERLVKRVKIGGLIIYDNTLWGGTVSWSEEDVPAPKRGVRQSTLTFNKAIASDSRIEISVASVGDGFTICRRAH from the exons ATGTCCGCTAATACTGGAATTCTTCAGAGTGAGAAATTGACGGAG TATATACTGGAGACCAGTGTTTTCCCACGAGAACCAAAGATTCTCAAAGAGTTAAGGGATGCCACTGCAAGTCACCCTTG GGGCTTCATGGGCACAGCACCCGATGCAGGTCAGCTAATGGCCTTACTCTTGAAGTTGCTGAATGCTAAAAAGACAATTGAGGCGGGAGTTTTCACTGGATACTCTCTTCTTCTCACAGCACTTAGCATTCCTGATGATGGAAAG CCTTCAAATGAGGGAACTTTTGATTTTGCCTTTGTTGATGCTGATAAACGCAATTACTGGAATTACCACGAGCGGTTGGTTAAACGGGTTAAGATTGGAGGGTTGATTATCTATGATAACACCCTCTGGGGTGGAACTGTTTCCTGGTCTGAAGAGGATGTTCCTGCACCCAAAAGAGGAGTCAGGCAAAGTACACTGACTTTCAACAAAGCCATTGCAAGCGATTCACGCATTGAGATTTCTGTTGCTTCAGTAGGTGATGGGTTCACCATCTGCAGGCGTGCTCATTGA
- the LOC130714963 gene encoding probable caffeoyl-CoA O-methyltransferase At4g26220 isoform X1 → MSTNTGILQSKNLTKYILETSVFPREPKILKELRDATASHPWGFMGTAPDAGQLMALLLKLLNAKKTIEVGVFTGYSLLLTALSTPDDGKIVAIDPDREAYEIGQPFIKRAGVQHKIDFIESPALPVLDKLLEDPSNVGTFEFAFVDADKHNYWNYHERLVKLVKIGGLIIYDNTLWGGTVSWPEEDVPANKRESRQSALTFNKAIAGDSRIEISVASVGDGFTICRRAH, encoded by the exons ATGTCCACCAATACTGGAATTCTTCAGAGTAAGAACTTGACCAAG TATATACTGGAGACCAGTGTTTTTCCACGAGAACCAAAGATTCTCAAAGAGTTAAGGGATGCCACTGCAAGTCACCCTTG GGGCTTCATGGGCACAGCACCCGATGCAGGTCAGCTAATGGCCTTACTCTTGAAGCTGCTGAATGCTAAAAAGACAATTGAGGTGGGAGTTTTCACTGGATACTCTCTTCTCCTCACAGCACTTAGCACTCCTGATGATGGAAAG ATTGTAGCCATCGATCCAGACAGAGAAGCTTATGAGATAGGACAGCCATTCATAAAAAGGGCTGGTGTACAACACAAGATTGACTTTATAGAGTCTCCAGCTTTACCAGTTCTTGACAAACTCTTAGAAGAT CCTTCAAATGTGGGAACTTTTGAGTTTGCCTTTGTTGATGCTGATAAACATAATTACTGGAATTACCACGAGCGGTTGGTTAAACTGGTTAAGATTGGAGGGTTGATTATCTATGATAACACCCTCTGGGGTGGAACTGTTTCCTGGCCTGAAGAGGATGTTCCTGCAAACAAAAGAGAATCCAGGCAAAGTGCACTGACTTTCAACAAAGCCATTGCAGGCGATTCACGCATTGAGATTTCTGTTGCTTCAGTAGGTGATGGCTTCACCATCTGCAGGCGTGCTCATTGA
- the LOC130714963 gene encoding probable caffeoyl-CoA O-methyltransferase At4g26220 isoform X2 encodes MSTNTGILQSKNLTKYILETSVFPREPKILKELRDATASHPWGFMGTAPDAGQLMALLLKLLNAKKTIEVGVFTGYSLLLTALSTPDDGKPSNVGTFEFAFVDADKHNYWNYHERLVKLVKIGGLIIYDNTLWGGTVSWPEEDVPANKRESRQSALTFNKAIAGDSRIEISVASVGDGFTICRRAH; translated from the exons ATGTCCACCAATACTGGAATTCTTCAGAGTAAGAACTTGACCAAG TATATACTGGAGACCAGTGTTTTTCCACGAGAACCAAAGATTCTCAAAGAGTTAAGGGATGCCACTGCAAGTCACCCTTG GGGCTTCATGGGCACAGCACCCGATGCAGGTCAGCTAATGGCCTTACTCTTGAAGCTGCTGAATGCTAAAAAGACAATTGAGGTGGGAGTTTTCACTGGATACTCTCTTCTCCTCACAGCACTTAGCACTCCTGATGATGGAAAG CCTTCAAATGTGGGAACTTTTGAGTTTGCCTTTGTTGATGCTGATAAACATAATTACTGGAATTACCACGAGCGGTTGGTTAAACTGGTTAAGATTGGAGGGTTGATTATCTATGATAACACCCTCTGGGGTGGAACTGTTTCCTGGCCTGAAGAGGATGTTCCTGCAAACAAAAGAGAATCCAGGCAAAGTGCACTGACTTTCAACAAAGCCATTGCAGGCGATTCACGCATTGAGATTTCTGTTGCTTCAGTAGGTGATGGCTTCACCATCTGCAGGCGTGCTCATTGA
- the LOC130714964 gene encoding 40S ribosomal protein S15a-5 isoform X1 — translation MGRRILNDALRSMVNAERRGKAAVELKPISTVISSFLQIMKNRGYVKNFEVYDPHRVGRITVELQGRINDCKALTYRQDLKARDIEAYRLKTLPTNQWGYVVISTPDGVLDHEEAIRKNVGGQVLGYFH, via the exons ATGGGGAGGAGGATTCTGAACGATGCATTGAGGTCGATGGTCAATGCCGAGCGGAGAGGCAAAGCTGCGGTGGAGCTCAAGCCCATCTCCACCGTCATCTCTTCTTTTCTCCAAATCATGAAAAACCGTG GTTATGTCAAGAATTTTGAAGTCTATGATCCGCATAGAGTCGGGAGGATAACGGTTGAGCTACAAGGTAGGATTAATGACTGCAAGGCCCTCACATACAGACAAGACCTCAAGGCAAGGGATATTGAAGCTTACAGATTGAAAACTCTTCCAACTAATCAG TGGGGTTATGTTGTGATTTCGACACCAGATGGTGTTTTGGATCATGAAGAGGCGATTAGGAAGAATGTGGGCGGTCAGGTTCTTGGTTactttcattaa
- the LOC130714964 gene encoding 40S ribosomal protein S15a-5 isoform X2: MGRRILNDALRSMVNAERRGKAAVELKPISTVISSFLQIMKNRYVKNFEVYDPHRVGRITVELQGRINDCKALTYRQDLKARDIEAYRLKTLPTNQWGYVVISTPDGVLDHEEAIRKNVGGQVLGYFH; this comes from the exons ATGGGGAGGAGGATTCTGAACGATGCATTGAGGTCGATGGTCAATGCCGAGCGGAGAGGCAAAGCTGCGGTGGAGCTCAAGCCCATCTCCACCGTCATCTCTTCTTTTCTCCAAATCATGAAAAACC GTTATGTCAAGAATTTTGAAGTCTATGATCCGCATAGAGTCGGGAGGATAACGGTTGAGCTACAAGGTAGGATTAATGACTGCAAGGCCCTCACATACAGACAAGACCTCAAGGCAAGGGATATTGAAGCTTACAGATTGAAAACTCTTCCAACTAATCAG TGGGGTTATGTTGTGATTTCGACACCAGATGGTGTTTTGGATCATGAAGAGGCGATTAGGAAGAATGTGGGCGGTCAGGTTCTTGGTTactttcattaa
- the LOC130711067 gene encoding LOW QUALITY PROTEIN: F-box/LRR-repeat protein At4g29420 (The sequence of the model RefSeq protein was modified relative to this genomic sequence to represent the inferred CDS: deleted 1 base in 1 codon): MEELPSTLVVEILSRLSDSADLARCRLVCKSFNAAADDVRSVILACSMSRYLKSRSPETRHQITPFKTVFRDLVRRCRNLELVSLGVDRSLGGISFDDVEDESDDLYLTDINFLKDWLPSVSHNLRSFSVSDFWVQSCWRRSEALCLISSTCNNLVQLVIKNAWLSVDGLCSMPTLRDLTLEFVRLDDKDLSMINTCFPNLTKLNLIGVGELKEPKINLLHLRTCQWSVSNAPLTLIINAPSLVDFHLKCIKPRLISIEAPSLTTFNLSLESTNELKLKNCSNIQCLQLNMDLLFLGLMFSMLRHYVSVKRLTLDLVRRLEDEGLGVSGFGLDKLLDYLPNISYLNLGPGAWHVMEHSFFRGGMKDRMGMKTLKELVAHVVVREIEITVDFIFAVLDRCTKLSDISLLIHRDVDSYDASSLISACRGKFPRVRWRWEYGKKDSRTLGSLMATGLAYKRESHL, from the exons ATGGAGGAGCTGCCGTCTACGCTGGTGGTGGAAATCCTGAGTCGACTCAGCGACTCGGCGGATCTCGCACGGTGCAGGCTCGTCTGCAAGAGCTTCAACGCGGCTGCCGACGACGTTCGCTCGGTGATCCTGGCGTGCTCCATGTCTCGCTACCTCAAGTCCCGCTCGCCGGAGACCAGGCACCAAATCACCCCTTTCAAAACCGTTTTCAGAGACCTCGTTCGCCGGTGCCGGAATCTGGAGTTGGTTTCTCTCGGCGTCGACCGCTCCCTCGGTGGCATCTCCTTCGACGACGTGGAGGATGAATCCGATGATCTCTACCTCACCGATATCAACTTCTTGAAGGACTGGTTACCCTCCGTTTCACACAATCTCAGATCGTTTTCCGTCTCTGATTTCTGGGTTCAATCTTGCTGGAGACGATCTGAAGCGTTGTGCTTAATCTCTTCCACCT GTAATAATCTGGTGCAGTTGGTGATAAAAAATGCTTGGTTATCGGTGGATGGTTTGTGTTCGATGCCGACGCTGAGGGATTTGACGCTTGAGTTTGTGAGGCTGGATGATAAGGACCTGAGCATGATCAACACCTGTTTCCCTAATCTCACCAAGCTCAATCTTATTGGGGTTGGAGAACTTAAGGAGCCAAAGATTAATCTTTTGCACCTTAGAACTTGTCAATGGTCTGTTTCTAATGCTCCCCTTACTTTGATAATAAACGCACCTAGCCTTGTTGATTTTCATCTCAAGTGCATCAAACCTAGGTTGATTTCCATTGAAGCCCCATCCTTGACCACTTTCAATCTCTCTCTTGAGAGCACCAATGAACTTAAGTTGAAAAATTGTAGTAACATACAATGTCTTCAGCTCAATATGGATTTACTCTTTCTTGGTCTCATGTTTAGCATGCTCCGCCATTATGTCTCTGTAAAGAGGCTTACTTTAGATTTGGTGAGAAGACTAGAGGATGAGGGGCTTGGAGTGAGTGGGTTTGGTCTTGATAAGTTGTTGGATTATTTACCCAACATAAGCTATCTTAACTTAGGTCCCGGTGCTTGGCATGTGATGGAACATTCTTTCTTCAGGGGAGGTATGAAAGATAGGATGGGGATGAAGACCCTAAAAGAACTTGTTGCACATGTGGTGGTCCGTGAAATTGAGATTACCGTAGATTTTATTTTCGCAGTTTTGGATAGATGCACGAAATTGTCAGACATTTCTCTGCTCATCCACCGAGATGTTGATTCTTATGATGCTAGCAGCCTCATCTCTGCATGCAGAGGCAAATTCCCAAGAGTTAGATGGAGATGG GAATATGGAAAGAAGGATTCAAGGACACTTGGGTCTCTGATGGCAACTGGTTTGGCTTATAAAAGGGAGAGTCATCTTTGA